From the genome of Blautia pseudococcoides, one region includes:
- a CDS encoding peptide ABC transporter substrate-binding protein, whose translation MKKKGVMAALLALTLAVVPITGCGAGFTGDDNSKTESTEKGGEASGEKETSGEVLSVATNAEVKTLVQWAASEESAFTVNNQVQEGLFRMDADNKPQPALCDTYEVSDDKLVYTFHLRDGIQWSNGESITANDFVFAWLKQMGTEATNGYSFIMNDYIVNAQEYSEGTAKAEDVGAKAVDDQTFEVTLKSPTPYFINLTTMVMFFPVNEKFYTEQGDKYALAPENMLYSGPYTITEYDPSVGVTLAKNDKYWDKDNVQIADAKIRVVKDAAAALSAYQAGELSQVQLDSSNVTANQDNPEFGNEIDFRTTYIQFNLTDPVVGNVNMRKAIAMAIDRTALTKNILADGSAPGTGLIADGMAGDGTKTFRELNGEVTSFDPAKAKEYYDKAAEELGSAPSEVTMLVADDSVTKAVATFLQSELEKNLGLKMVIDTKTAQGRGELMDANNYQMGLTAWGADYDDAMTYLDLWTNGTPYRGNYADDTYNSLIADAKSQTDDTARLQDMLQAEKKLVEEDVVVSPVYHRGSATLTKSNVQNLITHPIGVPIELKYASFK comes from the coding sequence ATGAAAAAGAAAGGTGTTATGGCAGCATTGTTGGCATTGACCCTGGCAGTAGTTCCTATTACAGGATGCGGAGCCGGATTTACAGGAGATGACAACAGCAAGACAGAATCAACAGAAAAAGGCGGAGAGGCATCAGGAGAAAAAGAAACCTCCGGCGAAGTCTTAAGCGTAGCGACCAATGCCGAGGTAAAGACACTGGTTCAATGGGCAGCCTCAGAAGAAAGTGCATTCACGGTAAACAATCAGGTACAGGAAGGTCTCTTCCGTATGGATGCAGACAACAAACCTCAGCCAGCACTTTGTGATACCTATGAAGTATCAGATGACAAACTCGTCTATACCTTCCATTTAAGAGACGGTATACAGTGGAGCAATGGGGAAAGTATTACAGCAAATGATTTTGTATTTGCATGGCTGAAACAGATGGGCACAGAAGCAACGAATGGATACAGCTTCATCATGAATGACTACATCGTAAATGCACAGGAATACAGCGAAGGCACTGCAAAAGCAGAGGATGTAGGCGCAAAAGCGGTAGATGACCAGACTTTTGAGGTAACCCTAAAAAGCCCGACACCATACTTCATCAACCTGACTACAATGGTTATGTTCTTCCCTGTAAATGAAAAATTCTATACAGAACAGGGCGATAAATACGCACTGGCACCGGAGAATATGCTGTACAGCGGACCTTACACAATCACAGAATATGACCCGTCCGTAGGCGTAACTCTGGCAAAGAATGATAAATACTGGGACAAAGACAATGTTCAGATAGCAGATGCAAAAATACGTGTAGTAAAAGATGCAGCGGCAGCCCTGAGCGCCTACCAGGCAGGAGAACTGTCACAGGTACAGCTTGATTCCTCTAACGTTACTGCAAACCAGGATAACCCGGAATTTGGAAATGAAATCGACTTCAGAACTACATACATCCAGTTCAACCTGACAGACCCGGTAGTGGGAAATGTAAACATGCGCAAAGCAATCGCCATGGCAATTGACAGGACAGCCCTTACAAAGAACATCCTTGCAGACGGTTCCGCACCTGGAACAGGCCTTATCGCAGACGGCATGGCGGGAGACGGAACAAAGACCTTCCGTGAACTGAACGGAGAGGTTACCTCATTTGATCCTGCAAAAGCAAAAGAATACTATGACAAAGCAGCAGAAGAACTGGGAAGCGCACCTTCAGAAGTGACAATGCTCGTTGCAGATGATTCTGTAACAAAAGCAGTAGCAACCTTCCTTCAGAGCGAACTGGAGAAAAATCTGGGACTTAAGATGGTGATCGATACTAAAACGGCTCAGGGTCGTGGAGAACTGATGGACGCCAACAATTACCAGATGGGCCTCACAGCATGGGGCGCAGACTATGACGACGCTATGACATACCTTGACTTGTGGACAAACGGCACACCATACAGAGGAAACTATGCAGATGATACCTACAATAGCCTGATCGCAGATGCAAAATCACAGACGGATGATACAGCCCGCCTTCAGGATATGCTTCAGGCTGAGAAGAAACTGGTAGAAGAAGACGTTGTAGTTTCACCCGTTTATCACAGGGGTTCGGCAACGCTGACAAAATCAAATGTTCAGAATCTTATCACACACCCGATTGGTGTTCCAATTGAATTAAAATATGCTTCTTTTAAATAA
- a CDS encoding DEAD/DEAH box helicase family protein, producing the protein MDLEKWDEYLDLLCGERTYQKEAIKAAIIYLASGEYSSINQLAKENYRNNIDLQDKYKSEKELLKSLQLPGKLSGVIDLATGTGKSYIMYGIAQMMLALNVVKRVLILCPSVTIEQELKKKFNELVKDSRLRSSIPTELIGCKAPRIIDASSTIKPGDICIENIHAVYDNTGSSIHDSFASGGEDTLVLNDEVHHAYNASSDKDIKKWKQFLCGDKNFRYILGFTGTAYINNEYFSDVIYRFSLRNAMDAGFVKLVEYVSRDESINQNEKFQKIYDNHKEFQRKYRKIKPLTIVVSKDIKSSENLSEDFIDFLCSVEGIEKDDACKKVLVVTSAVRHKKNIIALRTIDDADNYAEWIFSVSMLTEGWDVKNVFQIVPWEDRAFNSKLLIAQVLGRGLRIPNGIGAQPKVRVFNHASWSKNIQLLVDEILETELTLTSHILTQGERSKYNFNLYTLDYSKEERTVAKHNKTQEVFDLTKGIKLISDLEEEKKETEYEDIKGNLQIKVTNIQKETISVNEVVNKIVESFKGRALEAKLVFPSGEYEQEKLPSINDIQEFIRKSMQDCGIQGEYLTQENANKIYGKFTGLLRKKPSTPIFTKKVDNIIEIETKSMRNETARFSVLKKYMTLFLANTYRNEMDKEEAEMYENAKEEMIGRQIREVSKYNIKTPVNMVFTTLEPEKRFVQLLTDNDLSKHIDAWIKARDVGFYSIDYQKNKGSKFQSFNPDFFIKVKDNIIVVETKADNDISDENRAKYKAAKRHFELLNLELSKKNINQKYYFCFLSPADYKTFEQYVIDGRMFTSNFRSKLEDALEKMED; encoded by the coding sequence CCGGAACAGGGAAAAGCTATATAATGTATGGAATTGCTCAGATGATGTTAGCCTTGAATGTAGTTAAAAGGGTTTTAATATTATGCCCATCTGTGACCATAGAACAAGAACTTAAAAAAAAGTTTAATGAATTAGTAAAAGATAGCAGGCTTAGATCTAGCATACCAACAGAGTTGATAGGGTGTAAGGCTCCTAGAATCATAGATGCAAGTTCAACAATTAAGCCTGGAGATATATGTATAGAAAATATACATGCCGTATATGATAATACAGGTTCTTCAATACATGATAGCTTTGCTTCTGGGGGTGAGGATACTTTAGTTTTAAATGATGAAGTACATCATGCATACAATGCATCAAGTGATAAGGATATTAAAAAATGGAAACAATTTCTTTGTGGAGACAAGAACTTTCGCTATATTTTGGGATTTACAGGAACGGCTTACATAAACAATGAGTATTTTTCAGATGTTATCTATAGATTTTCGCTGAGAAATGCAATGGATGCTGGATTTGTTAAGCTAGTCGAATATGTCTCACGAGATGAAAGTATTAATCAAAATGAAAAATTCCAGAAGATATATGATAACCATAAGGAATTTCAGCGTAAATACCGAAAGATTAAACCACTTACTATTGTAGTATCTAAAGACATAAAATCATCCGAAAATTTATCCGAAGATTTCATTGATTTTCTTTGTTCAGTAGAAGGAATAGAAAAAGATGATGCTTGTAAAAAGGTGTTAGTAGTTACCTCGGCGGTAAGGCATAAAAAAAACATAATTGCACTTAGAACGATAGATGACGCAGATAATTATGCTGAATGGATTTTTTCTGTTTCTATGCTTACTGAAGGCTGGGATGTTAAAAATGTTTTTCAAATTGTTCCGTGGGAGGACAGGGCATTTAATTCAAAGTTGCTTATTGCACAAGTGTTGGGTCGAGGGCTGAGAATACCAAACGGTATTGGAGCACAGCCTAAAGTAAGAGTTTTTAACCATGCAAGTTGGAGTAAGAATATACAATTATTAGTGGATGAAATTCTAGAAACTGAATTAACATTAACAAGCCATATACTGACACAAGGTGAAAGAAGCAAATATAATTTTAACCTTTATACATTAGATTATTCTAAAGAAGAACGTACAGTAGCAAAACATAATAAAACGCAGGAGGTCTTTGATTTAACTAAAGGTATAAAATTAATTTCTGATCTTGAAGAAGAAAAAAAAGAAACTGAATATGAGGATATTAAGGGAAATTTGCAAATTAAAGTTACCAACATTCAAAAGGAAACCATATCAGTAAATGAAGTTGTTAATAAAATAGTTGAAAGTTTTAAAGGAAGAGCACTTGAAGCCAAGTTGGTTTTTCCAAGTGGTGAATATGAACAAGAAAAATTACCCTCAATAAATGATATTCAAGAATTTATAAGAAAATCAATGCAAGATTGTGGGATACAAGGAGAGTATCTTACACAAGAAAATGCAAATAAAATTTATGGAAAATTTACAGGACTGTTACGAAAAAAACCATCAACACCGATTTTTACTAAAAAGGTAGATAATATTATTGAAATTGAAACTAAGTCCATGAGAAATGAGACGGCTAGATTTAGTGTACTCAAAAAATATATGACTTTATTTTTGGCAAATACATATAGAAATGAAATGGACAAAGAAGAAGCAGAAATGTACGAAAATGCTAAAGAAGAAATGATAGGAAGACAGATAAGAGAAGTTAGTAAATATAATATAAAAACGCCTGTTAATATGGTTTTTACAACGCTTGAACCTGAAAAGAGATTTGTTCAGTTACTCACTGACAATGATTTGTCAAAACATATTGATGCCTGGATTAAAGCTAGAGATGTTGGATTCTATAGCATAGATTATCAGAAAAACAAAGGTAGTAAATTTCAGAGTTTTAATCCTGATTTTTTTATAAAAGTGAAAGATAATATTATTGTTGTAGAAACAAAAGCGGACAACGACATAAGTGATGAAAACCGTGCAAAATATAAAGCGGCGAAAAGGCATTTTGAATTGTTGAATTTGGAGTTATCAAAGAAAAACATTAATCAAAAATACTATTTTTGTTTTCTAAGTCCAGCCGACTACAAAACGTTTGAGCAATATGTAATTGATGGGCGCATGTTTACTTCTAACTTTAGAAGTAAATTAGAAGATGCTTTAGAAAAAATGGAAGATTAG
- a CDS encoding tyrosine-type recombinase/integrase, with the protein MADSSIIQDPATPDSFKYCACVIHNDHGIPYFHSHSLRHTHGTILTENGASPKTVMERLGHKNFKTTFEPYVFNTQKMKDNAVSIFTEATR; encoded by the coding sequence ATGGCTGATAGTTCGATCATACAGGATCCGGCCACCCCAGACTCTTTTAAATATTGTGCTTGCGTCATTCACAATGACCATGGTATCCCTTATTTTCATAGTCACAGCTTGCGACATACACACGGTACCATACTTACTGAGAATGGTGCTAGTCCTAAAACAGTTATGGAACGTTTGGGGCATAAAAACTTTAAGACAACTTTTGAACCATATGTATTCAATACTCAAAAGATGAAGGACAATGCTGTAAGTATATTTACAGAAGCTACAAGGTAG
- a CDS encoding TSCPD domain-containing protein — translation MKFNRGCNSNTKGIASLVKGMKVDEVIERLKGTDCGRGTSCPDH, via the coding sequence GTGAAATTCAACAGGGGATGTAACAGCAATACAAAGGGAATTGCCAGCCTTGTAAAGGGAATGAAGGTTGACGAGGTCATCGAACGCCTGAAAGGGACCGACTGCGGACGCGGCACATCCTGCCCGGATCACTAA